The Triticum aestivum cultivar Chinese Spring chromosome 5A, IWGSC CS RefSeq v2.1, whole genome shotgun sequence genomic sequence AGCCGAACCGCCCGCACAGCATATTCCTGCATACCGAGGCGCGCGAGGTCGTCTTGGAGGTCAGCTCCATCCATCGCCGCGTTCCCGCTGCCTCGCTTCACCGACTCGTCACGCAGCTGGAAGCAGCAGGAGGAGCTCCGGACCGAGCTCCTCTCCAAttacaaggacatgttccacaagGCGGCGCTCGCTCCGGGGCGCCGGCTCGGCACCTACGCCGTCATGCTCATCCACAGCGACGGCCGCGGCCTCTCGTTCCTGCGGCCCGGGGACAGTTCCTGGAGGACGGCGCGCTCCGCGAGGGCCACGCCGCACAGGTACCTCGACGTCGTCTTTCACAAGGGCGCGTTCTGCACGCTCAGCAGCTTCGGCGAGGTGAACGCCTGGACGCCCGACGGCGGGGGCGGCCTGCGGACGAGGCGGCTCACGGACCAGCGACCGGAGCAGCTGGCGTGGGCCGTCCTCGCCTAGTCCGTGTCGCGCCACGACCTTCTCATGGTGAGCACCATGGATAGGCCGATGTGCTATGAGCGCCGGCCGCTGTGCTGTCCGCGCCGTCGGCAGCACTTCGAGGTGTCCCGCTGCGACGAGCGCCAGCGCAGGTGGCTCCCCGTGAAGGACATTGGGGAGACGGCCATCTTGTCCGGGAGCCAGTGCAGCCTGTGCCTCCCCTCGACTCGCCGGGAGCAGCAACCACATCTACTTTGCTTCGGACTGTGCGACGAGCAACATCAAGTGTGATTACGGAAACCCTGACTACTACCGCATGCCGATTGCGGCCGAGAGCTTGGCCGGTAGGGAGATATCCGGCTGGACTTGGTTTCTACCTTACGTTGCACGATTAGACTATGGAGCTTCTTGAGATGTCAAAAAGAAAAAGATTGGGCTTGTTGATGTATATACAGCGGGGCATCATGCACACGCTCTATTGATTCAGTCTGCATACATTTGCTTACTCTAGTTTTTCCTTTTGAGGGGTATTGCTTACTCAAGCTAATTGATTGATGTCCGTTGGATTCATGTGTCTTCCTACAAATTGTGAACCTGTGATTGAGAAATACTCCCTTTGATCcataaactaaaaccacgacacttattatggattGGATTGAGTAGCTGATAATTTAGTTTCTTGAAATTCATCACCTTCTGGTTAGTCTGTTTTGTTGCTCCACCTCCCGGCCGTGCAGTCCTCCCAGGGCCTTAAGCTTAAGCTTGCCAGCGGACCGCGGCCAACTTTGCACCAGCTCACTCGGTCGCGCGCTTGCTTTGCCAACgggtatttttttttctttttcttttgctgttGATCTGGTAGGAAAAAGCGGTCCGGTTTTAATTGTCATATCAAAAAATACTTACGGATTTTTGAAAAGTTCTAATTTGAAAAAGGTTATAAATATGAAAAAGTCCATGAATTTGAAGATACTGTAGTTCATAAGAAAAGTTCAATTGAAAAAGAAGTTTGCGAACTCAGAAAAGTTTCATGCACAAATTAAGGAAAAACATtgcgaatttgaaaaatgttcacaaatttgaaataagttcatgaatttgagaatGTTGAGGAATTTGAAAGAGAAGGTCATGAACTAGAAAAAAGTTCAGGCATTTAAAAAAATCACGGATTTGAAAAATATTcgtgaatttggaaaaagttcatgactttttacaatttttttaaaaatcgTGTATTTAAAGAaggaaaaagcaaaaaacaaaattaAACCAAATAAAAGCAaaagtaaaaaaacactgaaaactgACGAAACCTTCTAGCAACCATAATGTGAGAAGAAGAAAAGATGAGCATGTGGTATGAAGAATTAAATGGGACAAAGCCCAAGGTTTAACCGGGTTTGCACCTTCTTCCAAAACAATAGAAAGTAGCGCCTCAAGCGTTGAATAGGGTTTGCCTTCCTAACCGATTTGGTTCCTGTCCATTATCTTCTTTTCCTGTTCGAGGCAACTCGTAAACGGCGTCTTAAGCGCCCGTTTCTTCAATTTTCGCAAGCCGGCGCACCCCAAtcctcctacccccccccccccccccccccccccgtgtgcgCGCTGAGTCGGCCCATTTACTCCTTTTCTGTTTTAAACTACAAGAAAGTTTGTGTGACGTGTGATTCGAACCCATGACTTCCTCGATCAGTGTAAGCCGACATAAAAAACCGGCCATGACAGCTTGTGTTATTATTTACATCTTTTTTCCTATTTAATCCTTTTCTTTATTTCCcagttcctttttctttatttcaaAATGTGTGAACTTTTTTATCAAAATGTATGGAGTttatttcaaattgatgaacttttctttaaattgatgattttcttttcaaaaacctttcttaaatttgatgaactttttgaaCATTGATGGTTTTTTTATTTGATGACCTTTTTCAAAATTGGATAAACTTTTTCAGAATCGAtgaaatttttcaaatttgatgaccctttttcaaattttatgaacttttatagaaaattgatgaacttattttcaaaataGAGGAACTTTTCATGAATGTTGTGAAATTTTCTTAAAAATGATGACCTTTTtcccaaaatcgatgaactttttccagatggatgaacttttttccaaaatcaatGAAATTTTCTTCAAATGGATGAATTGTTTTATAAAATCCATAAAATGTTTTTTATTTCACATTTTTTCATAAGTATTGAAAAAACAGGCAATTTGTTTCTACCAGATCAACAACACAAAAATGAAAAACTAGGTTATTTACCAAGAGAGCGAAGCTAGCGGGGCATGGGAGCGAACTCTGGTGGGCCGCGGCCCCCTTGGGGTGTGCTTGAGCACCGACACACATTTCTGGCGCTGAAGGTGCCCTATAGGCCCTCACAAAAAAAGAAGGTACCCTATAGGAGCACCCCTTATTTGATTGGCCTAGTTCAGTCAATGATTTTTGGGTGTAGTTGGGTTGGGTTTGTTTGATAGTAGTTGTGCAGGGCATAAAAACAGAGAAAAGGACAATACATGTCATTGTGGAAAGAGAATATTAACGGGTCTAAAAAGGCCAACTAGTGGAAGGAGAATTGGGCCACCAAGGCCCAATAGGGGAGGCACCCCTTTTCCCTTGGTGGGAGGCCCAATTGGAGAGGGGGGGGGGACTCCTTCCCCCTTGGCTGGCGCAAGGGGAGGAGAGTCCTCCCCGCTCCCCTTGTGGCGTCCCTCCTCTCCTCTAACCTACATATAGTAGAGGTTCTCGACACTTTTGGATACATAAATTTTGGTGCCTCCTCTAGTCATAGTTCTAATTAATCTAATTAGGACTAGACCTAGATCCTCTAATAttcataattagaagcccattgtggttctaatctcctccctctaattctctagcgacgattagctctggacagcGAAGCGCTGCCTGATCGTGAAGACCATACGCTTGCAACTAaatagagaggtcgtgcttttggtCTTCCATTCGAGGGATCGTTCATctatggttcgagggactccaaatATGATCTACACCAACTCGTCTAGTTCTGCTACTACTCGAAGTCGGTAACGATCATTATCCTAACCGttaatgcatcttcatattgttcctgggtgatcgtaagacaaattttttgttttccactaTCCCAACAAAATGCAGGTTTGCCCTTCTCAGTTTATAGACAATATTTCTGGCGTTATAAATTTTAAGTTGTTATTTTTCCCTAATCCTGGTTTGTCAGGGGGTATTTGCTGGGTATGTATGTTGATTTCTTATCATATTTTGGAGGAGGATATGGGCAATTTATGTTAGAGCCTTGGTCATGTCTAAAATTACTAGTGAGTTGTGTACTTTTATGTCTGTGTATGGTGTTGCCCAGCCTAGAAATAAAGACATTTTTCTTAATAGCACTGGTCCATGTGCTTAACAGTAGAACCTTACGTTATGTGGTCGGGTGATTTTAATATCAATAGAAAAATTAGTGAGAGTGGTAGGAGGAAAAACTTTCTTAATTGTCTAATACAGAATAATGAGTTGAACGAGTTAGAGTTAGATGGTAGATGTTTCACTTAGTCTATTATCAGGAGAATCCCATTATGGAAAAATAACATAGGACATTAATTTCTATAGAATGGGGAATTTAATTTCCTATGGTATTTGTTAAGACCTTGCCTACAATTTTGTCAGATCATACTCATTTGGTCATGGATGTTAATACCACAAAAGTAcagaaaaataatatttttcttGTTGGAATTACGTTGGTTTTAGGCCTAATGTAGATGAAATTGTGATTAAATGTTGGAATACCATTTTTTTGGCAGTACTAGATGGATAAATAGCAGAACAAGAATAGAAATCTTAGGTGAGTGTTGAGAGGGTTGAATATATTAGAGGTAATATCACCAGGATTCATAAAACTTGCGCTCAATGTTCAATTTGGTGCTAAAACTTTAAAAATACGGATTTATAGTCACATAACTTGTCCCCGCGTGCATATACGGTGCTTCCTCTCGTATCCAGCCACATGGCCTGTCAACATGGCGTGCCAACCCGGTGAAGGCCCACTTGTCAGTGGTTGGGAATGCACAAGACACTAGGTGACCATAGCACGCTGGATTTTTTACAGAGAACTCCCTCACAATTTATTTAATGTGCACAAAGCCCTCAAATGTAATGAAAAAAGATGGCACACATGGGGTTCAAACACGGGACCTGTCAATAAAATAGTCCGCCATACATCATTCCATTAGTGCCGATTGACGTTCAACATGATCAACTAAAATTCGTTTAATCACAAACAGAAGCCCCAACGCGAATTGAGTGACAAAAAAGGGTGGCCCAGCAGATTCAATCTCTCAACCTCAAGCGTGGACACACTGCAGCTAAACGCTACACTAAGTACCAACCAATGCCTGTAAAGAGAGAAGCCCGATTTTATATATTGTCCACGACCACTACTCGTATTCAGGTTCTTTTTCTCTCAGACCGAATTTTCGACAACTGATCAGTCCCGAGAAAATTTGGCGGTCCCCCGAAAAAATGTTGTCGCCCAAAATTTTGAATTTAAACAACAAAAACAATGTCAAATATAATAACTTTTGTGTGCATACAATATCATAATGGCATAGTTAACTTAGTGGCAGGGGCCGCGATTCTATTCCTTGTATTGtgaaatatttttttctttattcatgCTCATTTATAAAAATGGTCTCGAACTATAACAATGAATTGAACATGCAAACTTCTATATAAGAGAGGAGTTGAGCTGACCACTGTAACAGGCGTCACTTTCTTTTTGCTAAATTAAATATATTTAGACGATAAAAAGAATTGAATTCAAAATTCATTTCAAAATTTTGGTAGATAAAAACTGGAATTGCCAAGATATTTTGAGACCCGGATTTTTTCCAACCCTctagaaaaaatggaaaaaaaaattcTCGCTCATGACAAAGTTTTGTACAGTATGGATTAAACATTATACATTTTGAAACAGTTTTCTTAATTACTTTTTGGTGAAAAAAGGTGAGATTTTCCGGTATCCAGTTTTTACTAGCcgaacctcggaaaaacaaaatcTAGGAAGAACTGCGTCTAATATAAAATCAGGTTTACCTCTTTACAGTAAGGAATATGTAGTTGGTGTAGTGGTTTGCTTGTGCATGGATGTACCCGAGGTGTATGGAGTTAAAATCCCTGTGCGTGtactttttattttcatttttcacaCCACCTCATGCTGACAAGTGGGACACACAGAGGGGATTATGctcaattaaattaattaaatacaAGCAAGGGTGCTTCTGCAAAGAAAAAATGCGGCGACCTGTTTCGGTCACTAACAATGGGCCGTAGTCACGCTGGGGTGCCACGTAAGCGCGTGATACGTCTGAGTATGACCAAAGTGACCGTATTTGCACAAGAACGCAAGTTGAATGACCACAAATCCGTATTTTTAAAGTTTTAGCACCAAACTAAACATCGAACACAAGTTCTATGACTTCCAGTGATATTACCTCACTATATTATGAGACGAAGGGAGTAGCTAGGGCCAAAGGGTACCTTAACAGCCATGAATTTGCAGCCCTAACTGATATGGACACCGAAGTAGTTCCTGTAATAACCAACTAACTGATGTGCCCGCAGAGAAGCATGTGGAAATTTCGTGACCCGAATCCGGGTAGGATGCGATCGACACAAAGCGGTGGAAATAGTCGGCCTCTCCACGTTTCCACCACATCCATTGCCGCGACGGCGACGCAAACCCAAAACGTGTGCTGTGCTTTTCAATCCACCGCACCCCCCGATCAATCTGCGGTTGTCAACGCTCATCGGGAGTACATATATACCTGCCGTGCGCCACCGCTTTCTTCCCTAGCTACTCCAGTTCGCTTTCTCCCAAAGTATTCTTTTCTTCGCACAGAGCGAGACAGAAAGAGAGGCCGAGATGAAGCTGGTGTGGTGCCCGGAGACCGCGTCCCAGGCCTTCATCGCCGGCGTCAGCGCGCTGTCAGACTCCGAGCACGGCCCCGCGGGGTCGGCgggcgtcgccgagctcgtctgcgCCATGGTCGGGGGATGGAACGCGCAGCTCGTCGCCGAGGCGCCGGAGGTCTCGGCTCCCGACTCGGCCACCACgagcctcgccctcgccgccgccgccgggcgcaCGGGAGGCCGCTACGCCCGCGTGCTGCCGGACGAGGACGCGGACCGGTCCATGGCGGAGCTGGAGGGCGTGGACTTCTTGGTGGTCGACGCTCGGAGGCGGGACGGGGCGGCCGTGCTGGCGGCGGCCAGGCCTGGGCCGAGAGGGATGGTGGTGGTGCGCCACGGCGACGGGAGGCGGCCTGGCACGAAGGCGCTCGAAGCGTCCATGGCGGCAGGCACGAGGGTAGTGCGGTCCGTGTACCTGCCGGTCGACAAGGGCGTCGAGGTCCTCCACGTCGGCGTAGGCAAGGGGCCGAGCCTACAGTGCCGGCGCAGCCGGAGCGCGTCGAGCCGTTGGATCCGGCACGTCGACCACAAAACCGGCGAGGAGCACCTCTTCCGCCGGCCGTAAATTCAACCGCTAGCTTTCCTGTACATCAATCGGTGGTTGTAGACTAGCTAGGTGGCCATGGTCATGGTGTCCAGATTCTTTGAATCTGCCGGCATGTTTAAGCTAAGAGGGAGGGAAACTGCGGTGAGCCATCGTGTAAATATATAAAAATAACCCGCCAACTGGCTGGTTTTCTAGCTCCAATGTGAATGATCTTCTTCTTGCTGCTCTAGAAGAGTTCCTTTGATATGATACTGAATCATCCATCCATGTTGATGATTTCCTAAGTTCAACATCGTAGTTCATCGTTTGCTTTAAGTGTGTTCTTTGTGTTGAACTTAGTGAAAACATCTTCAAAACGTAGTATAATCGATCTAACTAGAAGGTGCCGCGCCACTCTTTATTCATAGTGCCGACAACGCAAGGGACCTCTCACTTCGACGAGCCaacataacccccccccccccccccccccccaaccccaccCCATCCCACCAACCCACACGCAACGACGACAAAAATCGATAGAGACCATCACCGGCCCTTCCACACACATGCCAGCCATATACACATGCAACTCACCACATCCCAACAGTGCACATGTACTAGCACCGGCACGTAAGGCGCAAAGAACCTTTGACACACATGCTGACCATGCACATAGACAACTCATCACATCTCGGCAACGCACTCACACCAGTATTGGCACGTAAGACGCAAAGAGTCAAACACACGCCACACATACTTGCAAGTAGGCACAACCCTACGGAGTTGATCATCCACTTACGGCCGGGGCCAGCGGTGCTAGCCCCAATGCACCCCAATCTTTTTCTAGGGGGCACTATAGTTCAATCAACATTTAAGAATTGACTAACTTGATGACTATGATAATAAATATTACCGTAATTGGCTAGCTTCTAGCTCCACTGTGAATCATATTCTCTTTGTTTCTCTAGAAATTAAGTGCATTTCTTCCAAAATTACAGTATAATTGATATGAGTAGAAAGTGGTGTGCGCTTTGCCGCGCCGCTCTTCGTTCGGGGGCCCTTTTCGTTGTcatatgttttctttctttttgtttgagAGGTGTTGATGGCATATGCAGACGAGCAGAAGGTTGGCGGCATAAGGCAACAACGCATGACCGCCATCCACCTACCCACCCAAAGCTGTAGAGATCAATGCCGTCACATTTTGTACACGTATCAATCATGCACAGAGGCAACTCACCACGTCTCAGCAACACACTTGTACCGCCGCTGCCACCTTTTACACATGTGCCGAGCACAGAGGCAACTCACCATGTCCCGGTAGCGACACATGAGACACAAAAAGCCATGCAAATGCGGGTGATGGGCAGGGTATATGGCATGCCACACATATCCGCACGtagcccattgatacgtctccaacgtatctataatctttgattgttccatgctattgtattatctgttttgaatattttatatgcattaatatgctattttatattatttttgggactaacttattaacctagagcttagtgccagtttttgtttttttcctcgtttttgacttctacagaaaaggattatcaaacggagtccaaacggaataaagctttacgatgatttttgttggaccagaagacacctacgtggcttggagagagggccagaagagtcacgaggaggccacaagcgcCCTAGAATCATCGTAAAgctttattccgtttggactccgtttcatattccttttctgtaaaagtcaaaaataagaaaaaaataaaaactggcactaggctctaggttaataggttagtcctaaaataatataaaatagcatattaatgcatataaaacattcaaaccAAATAATATAATAGtataaaacaataaaaaattatagatacgttgaagacgtatcaaatACAATTACAGATCCATACCTAGTAAGGAGATATTGAGAGTGAGAGAAACTGGCTACTACCATTGCCGACGGATGTGCGGATATTTAACAATAAGAATAAAAGCTTAGTGCAAAGGCTAAACTAACATCCAATGCTAAGCAAACTTATATATTGAATATTATTTTAAATGAAAATATCTAATTAATAAGTTAGCATCACGACATAATATATCTATTTTGTGCAACATTCGAAATTTAGGGGTCAAGAAGTACAAGTGGGCCTTTGTGGCCAGGACTTGTGTGATTTTAGGACATGTGGCAATAATCCCAGAACTTTGGGAAATAAATCCTTAAGCttgcaaactctctctctctctctctctctctctctctctctctctctctctctctctctctctctatctctctcaattTCCTTTTATAAATTACGAGGACACTATTTTGGAAACTATCAGTTCTAGTTGTTGACTTCCCCACACGAATATGAGAAAACATATTGTATCCACTCTAAAGAGTATGGAATTATCTTTTCCAttgtactccctttgtaaactaatataagagcatttagatcactaaagtaaaatagtgatctaaacactcttgtATTAGTTTACGAAGGGAGTACATGTTTCTTATTTGGCACCGCATGAGAAAACCGTGTTGGTCCAAAATTTAGATCTCTTGGCAATTTGGATTGAGtgcaaaacactcttgtattagtttacaaagggagtacatgTTTCTTATTTGGCACCGCATGAGAAAACCGTGTTGGTCCAAAATTTAGATCTCTTGGCAATTTGGATTGACTTCAACTCTTCTTTCCTTCAATTCTCTTGTTTTTTCCGCCTCAACCCAAACTGTAACATATCAAAGAAGGCTTTGGTAGTCTCCTAATGGTCATGTGAAAGTAAGATTCCACCTACACTTGGGCTACGTGAGCtttaagtgtcgtggttttagttcaaatgtTGTTGCAacatttgaactaaaaccacgacacttattttggatcggaagGGGTAGTAAACAAGTTTTCATTGTCATTAGGCTTAGTACAAGTTTTCAACATATTTCTACTATTGAAGGGGGGTTGGCAGTGTCGCCTCCACTTCCCACCTGATTTTTCCTCCCACGTTCCCCACCCCCTTTGGTTTCATGTTGTTTTTCTTAACCTGAACCGATGCCATACAAAGTAAAAAACTAACATAAATATATTCACTTGGAATAATCTAAACCAAATCGATGCTTTCCCAAAACCTCCTGATGCATTAATTCAATCAAATCAAACCAAATTAATCTTACCAAAATCTCAACAAAAATCAAAAtttgccttgccttctcctacctataCTCTCACCAAATTAAATATTACCAAAAGTGATGTAAGGTATATGTCGAACAAGATTGAAGTTGCACCACTAGAGTATGTGCCGGTTGAAACGCACGGACAATTAGCTAGTTATGATAAATGCTAGTGGACATGATTACTCCTGCATCGATGCTGTTTTTTAAATGCAAGGCAGGAGCTCTGCCAATTTCATTCAGATAAAAACCCCCAAAATACATTTGATGATACCTAAAAGgggcatgccaaaaaaatgcaCCATTTTGCACACAATATCTCATACACGTGATACTCAACCATTTATCTGATACCTACGCGTACCACTCGATGTAGAGCTTGTGATACCTTTCTTTTGGTGGTGGCggtgggggtggggaagggggggtaTGTTTCTTCTTTCAAGCACTGTAATCATTCTTGCCAATTAAGCTCATGGTGAGCTCGGGTGCAAATGGCGGTTGTTCACATGGATGAAAATATGTTTAATGTTTATAACGTTCCAAAAAAATGAAGTATTTTGTAACATGACGACGAGATAACCATGAAGGCATGAATGCAGCGGGTACCAACTCACAAGGATGACTAGATCAGGGTGTAAGTTTGTCTCGTTGTGTAAACAACTGGCTGGCGGCCGGCAGCTAGACTTTCCTGTCTTAGCGCCACATTTTCCTCCTTTTAATAAACTTCCAAGTTGCAGCTTACAATCGTCACAGGGAATCTTTGATAAACATATTACTTACTTGCTAGCCATAGAGGTAATAACTTGTTTGACCTCCTTATAATACAGAGACGTGTTACCAATATTAAAATTTCCATTCCTTCTTCTTTCAACTCTTTCGGCAGCTGCTTGATTGGCATCTTTAATTTGTCCTTTGATCCCTTCTTGTGATAAGCGCTTGTACGGGCAGCATTGCTGCTTAAGAAAAGTTGGCGTGAGGAGCGTCTTGGAAGTCAATACATGCTGGGTCCTTGTTTTGGTGTGGCGGTCAGCATATATAGAGTACTAGATTGATACGTACACCGTTACCACGATACGTGCACTGCATTATTCTAGAGCTAATTGAACAGGGACATATATACTAGACTAGCTTTTAGTTGACCTTGGAAGACAAAGACATGAGAAACACACGTTCTTGGTTGGCTCCATATCACATCCCGTCCGGCATCTGGTTAAGATAAGTACGGCATCGGCATCGGCATCACGCCCTGGATAGATACTCAAATGAACGGCCGGTTTCTTTGTTCCTATCTAAGGCACGTAGTGAGAAACAGGAGATGAGCAAGCGCGTGGCCTGCAGATGTCTGCCGCGGTTTATATGCAGGCGCCTAGACGTGATCGAGAAGAGAAGACAAAGAAAAACACATACACATAATCTGACTAATAAAACCGCAAGTACACACGTGATGGAACACAACCGATCCAACGGACACGGCGCTCACCACTGCAGGCAATCTGATGCAACGGAGGCCCGATCGAAAGATGAGAAGGGGAGAACTATCGATTTGATGAATGTTGACCTTGATGGTCCGGCTATATTTTACTCGACAATACGCCTTGTCAATAGCTAAACCGATCTCTGGTGATTATTGATTTCATATCATAGACACGGTTAAACTAAACGACGAGGTTCAAATTCCTACAAACCATTAAAAACCTGGCAAAAACTCTAATATTGCAATCTGAATTGTTGAATATAGATTATGCATACGATATTGGTGGGGGGTCCTGGTAGAAAATCTGAATAAGGCGATGCTAGAACCGGTGCTACTCGTGATATAGAGTTGTTGAGTTTCCCCCAAAAAAAGAGTGAAGCAGTATAGTAGCAGAAATACTATTTCTCTCGGTTAAGAACCAAAGTTATCGAATCAGAAGAAAGCAACACACGAACAAAGTAAACGGTATTTGCACACACACAAAGCAAATGCTTGCACCCAAAAAAGGCAAGGAGATCGTCACTCCCCTTGTTCGTGCCAGCTGCAAAATTAAATCTGGCAGTGGAAgtaaaaacaataaaataaaaagtaaacaaaataaaatagaaaGGTAGTTGTAGG encodes the following:
- the LOC123107533 gene encoding uncharacterized protein, which codes for MKLVWCPETASQAFIAGVSALSDSEHGPAGSAGVAELVCAMVGGWNAQLVAEAPEVSAPDSATTSLALAAAAGRTGGRYARVLPDEDADRSMAELEGVDFLVVDARRRDGAAVLAAARPGPRGMVVVRHGDGRRPGTKALEASMAAGTRVVRSVYLPVDKGVEVLHVGVGKGPSLQCRRSRSASSRWIRHVDHKTGEEHLFRRP